In Papaver somniferum cultivar HN1 chromosome 1, ASM357369v1, whole genome shotgun sequence, a genomic segment contains:
- the LOC113351705 gene encoding uncharacterized protein LOC113351705, with amino-acid sequence MKQPKIIELFFYLPSNEEILLCCDGASRGNPGIAGYGFVVRNQYGDFVFAESGGLGVITNYIAEFIASVIALEWAIEHQKYKIILQLDSKACIHSLMQQKIPWFLLERWQRVQAKVLSISYRHAYREVNFSADHFAKKGVYLLKGQTITYEDIPSSFTVMEWLDQPYYRFK; translated from the coding sequence ATGAAACAACCTAAAATTATTGAGCTATTCTTTTATCTCCCCAGTAATGAGGAAATTCTGTTATGCTGTGATGGTGCCTCTAGGGGTAACCCTGGCATTGCTGGTTATGGCTTTGTGGTTAGAAATCAGTATGGTGATTTTGTTTTTGCTGAATCTGGAGGTCTTGGAGTGATTACAAACTATATTGCAGAGTTTATTGCAAGTGTCATAGCTTTAGAATGGGCCATTGAACACCAAAAATACAAGATTATCTTACAATTAGATTCCAAGGCTTGCATACATTCACTAATGCAACAAAAGATTCCATGGTTCTTACTGGAAAGATGGCAAAGAGTGCAGGCTAAAGTTCTCTCAATTTCTTATAGGCATGCTTACAGGGAAGTCAATTTTTCGGCTGATCACTTTGCAAAAAAGGGTGTGTACCTCTTGAAAGGACAAACAATCACTTATGAAGACATACCAAGTAGTTTTACTGTCATGGAATGGCTTGACCAACCATACTACAGATTTAAGTag
- the LOC113351711 gene encoding uncharacterized protein LOC113351711 — MSTTRRGGNLSLKLDISQAYDTISWEFLYRTMKKLSFSAKFCNWILMLLKSSKISIMLHGGPIGFFGIGRGLKQGDPLSHILFIIAEDVLSRNIQKMVIEHKIQPMVVRNGFHPTHLLFADDILLFCNGSKRSITNLKSLLVDYQAASGQIINADKMEYMQSSLTAWSGRLLNFQARLTLVKHVLCSIHVYNMYIYRWPRKVIAACERIIRNYLWLGNADEKKCVTLKWEKVCSPMEEGGLGIRNLEDINKALLMKFLWKMLNSQDEWAGFFLAKYKDK; from the exons ATGTCTACTACTAGAAGAGGAGGGAATTTGAGTCTCAAGTTGGATATATCACAAGCTTATGATACTATAAGCTGGGAATTCCTTTATAGAACTATGAAGAAACTTAGTTTTTCAGCAAAATTTTGTAACTGGATCCTAAtgcttcttaaatcttcaaaaatctctATTATGTTACATGGTGGACCAATTGGATTTTTTGGTATTGGCAGAGGCCTCAAGCAAGGTGACCCCCTCTCTCACATACTCTTTATAATTGCTGAAGATGTCCTTAGTAGAAATATCCAAAAAATGGTCATTGAACATAAAATTCAACCAATGGTGGTTAGAAATGGATTCCATCCTACACACTTactctttgctgatgatattttGCTATTTTGTAATGGGAGTAAGAGAAGTATTACTAATCTGAAATCTCTTCTTGTTGATTATCAAGCTGCTTCTGGTCAAATTATAAATGCTGACAAAA TGGAATACATGCAATCTAGCCTCACTGCTTGGAGTGGTAGATTACTAAATTTCCAGGCAAGACTTACTCTAGTTAAACATGTTCTTTGCAGTATTCATGTGTATAATATGTATATTTACAGATGGCCAAGGAAAGTTATTGCTGCTTGTGAAAGAATTATTAGGAACTATCTTTGGTTAGGAAATGCTGATGAAAAAAAATGTGTAACTTTGAAATGGGAAAAAGTCTGTTCTCCTATGGAAGAAGGTGGTCTTGGAATTAGAAATCTTGAAGACATAAATAAAGCTTTGCTTATGAAGTTTTTATGGAAAATGCTAAATTCTCAAGATGAATGGGCTGGTTTTTTCCTAGCtaaatataaagataaataa